GGACTGGTGGATATGCGGGCCGAGCACATGTTTTGCCGCGTGAAGGAGGACGTGAGTTGCGCTGTGATGGCGCATCATCGTCAGCCTGAAATTCTCGTCGATCACTCCCTTGACCTGAACTCCGCGTCTGATATCTCCGCCCTCGATCTCATGGAGGATCACCTCGCCGAGTTTGAAGGTGTGAACAACCTTCACCATCGCATTTTCAGAGAGGAGACGGCCGATATCTGCCGGCTGTCCTCCGCCCTCGGGATAGAAGAGAGTCTGGTCGAGGATTACGTAATTGTCGAACGCATCGATGACCATCGCATCGAATTCCGTATCGGCGACCTGCTCATAATAGAGCCTCTTCGTCGGGGGAAGACCTTCGATACGTTTTCTGAGCGCTGCATAGGGATCCTCCTTTACCCCTTCGTCGCTCTCCGAATGCATGTCGGCGACTACGGAATAGAAATCATCGGGAAGATCGACCTCGACGGACTCCTCTGCGGCAATATCACGGACTATCTCCGGGGGAATACCGTGTGAGTCGTATAATGTAATGAGCTCTTTCAGCGGAACAGGCTCTTTCTTCCCCCTGTACGAACCGGCGATCTTCCTGACTATCCTGGCGCCTCTCTCCATCGTCTGCTCGTATTTTACAACTTCATTCTCGATGATCTCGTTTATAACCGAAGGCTTCTGCTCAAAAGAGTCGGGGCCGATTATCTTCATCTGCTTGTCGATCAGTTCGTAAAGCGGGACCTCGAGGCCTATCTCGTTCATCATCCGGAGGGTTCTACGGATTACGAGACGTGCAAGGTAGCCTTCCTGCGCATTGGAAGGCACGATACAGTCGCCGAGCATATAGGCAAGACAGCGGGTGTGATCGGTGATTGCGTAGACCCTCTCAACAGGGTCCATCAGGGCCTGGAGTTTCTCGAATCCAACGCCGATCGTTTTTGCCACTTCTTTGCGCATTTTGATGAGATTCGAACCCGATATGTCCATCTGGCCTGCATATTTGGCATTCATCGCCAGTATCTTTGCAAGTTCGGAGGACTGGAGCAGATTTTCAAGGCCCGCAGAGATCATCAGGTCGTTGACCATCTCGGGGAAGACTGCATCATATATTGTAGGCGAACCTTTCGATGCCCATACGAATCTTTCAAGCCCGTAGCCCGTATCGACGATCCTGAGATCCATCGGGTAATAGGGAACGCCTTCGAGTTCGATCGGTTTTTTGCCATTCGCCATCTTGCCGAGGCTCATGAAGACGAGGGTCGCAACCTCAAGCCCGCCGATCATCACTTCGACACTCGGACCCGCATTTCCTCCGCCTATCCACGGGTGCTCCTTGTAGGTGACATCTTCAAGGTTGCCGCCGATCGATTCGATAAAAAGATCACAGAGTTCGACGGTCCGGTCCTTCCAGTATATCTCATTTTTATCGGTATTGAAAGCGTGGTGGGCCATCATCTCGAAAGTCGTCAGGTGTCTCCCCGATCTCCCGACGGAATCGAGATCGTTGAGCCTGATGCACGGCTGGGATATCGTCAGGGGATTTGCAGGCGGGGGGACAACACCGCTCGTTACAAAAGGCTGGAAGTCGGCGATGGATGCGATTGTAAGATAGATGTCGTCCCTCCATCTTGCCGCGACCGGATATCTGCTTATTCTCTGGTGACCCTGTTTTTCAAAAAAGGACAGGTATGCTTCCCTCATCTCATCCAGCGAATGAGGTTTGAACACGGGATTTCCAATGAAACTGTAAGGTGCACAGGAGGCGTCCCCGCAGACTTCCCTGTCGTCGTCTCTCGTCCAGAAAGCAGCACCGCATTTTTTACATATTTTACGTTTAAGGCCATTGGATTTAAAATATTCAAGTTGATACTCTTCTTCGAGCATAGAAAACCACGCTTAACTCCTTAATTATTCTCAAGAAATGTTATTATTACTATCTGTTTCAGTATCTCCGCCATTTTTTCCGGCAACAGACCACCGATCCTGATACCACTCATTAATTTCGTCGTAACCACCTGTTAACCTTGCGATCCTGACTGCCAGGATATGCCAGCACATTATTCCCCTGAAACAGAAATCATTGCAGGCGCAGAAATCATCGTCGACGACATAGGTATCAGAGGTACCCTCGACCACAAAAAAATCGAGGTACTTGTGGATCTTTCCGTCCTGAACTGCGTCAAGAGCCTTTCGCCCCTTCTGCGGATATTTTTTCAGGATCGACTCTATGGTTTCTTCAAGCAGTATTTCTTCGGGGGAGAAACGTCCTGGCATTGCGGTCACCATTATGGTCACGGAATTACCGATAGCCTCGGCTCATCGGGGATATAGGTCCAGCCCATTTTCCCGGCAAGCCGCTTCATGCCGGGAGACTCGAGTGCATAGTGGGTGGACTCCATCAACCCCAGTTCCGGCGGGGAGTCTATCATAATATTGTGCTTCAGTTCGGCCGAGAGAAGGGCGTCGGCACCGAGTTCGTATGCACATTCTATAAGCTCGGTATCAAAGCCGCTCCCTCCGACTACTGCAAGCCGTTCGATCTTTTCAGGGCAGTTGTAGAGCCTCAGCCCTCCGCCCAGGATTCTGGAGATCTCCGCCGGAGTCAGCGAGCAGTCGCCCACAACTCCGAGAGGCATCTTCTCTGTCGCGGACAGGCCCAGGATCTCTGCGAGGGCGTCGTTGATGCCTCCTTCTGCATGATCGAAATTCGTGTGCATCGCGTAGATATTCAGGCCTGAGGAGAGGGCTCTTCCAAGTATGAACGCATCCTTCCCTGCGATCCTGGCCAGGGGATACCAGATCGGGGGGTGATGAACCACAAGGGCGTCGGCATCACATAAAATCGCCTGCGAGACCGTGTGCCCCGTCGCATCAAGGGAGCATGCAACGGATTCGATATCCTCCTTTCCCTCCACTATCAGGCCGATCCTTCCTTCGTCGAACTCCTCCGCAAGCTCGGGAGGAGCAATCTCTTCAAGAATCGATATAAACCGGCCGGTGTTCATACAGATTATTGGGCCGCTACTCTTGAATATCTTTCTTTATTACCAATAGTAATAATAGAAGCTCTTATATATTCTCAAAAAAGAATACATTAATATGGAAAAGTCCATTGAAGAGATAAACCGGAGAATACTGGAAGGCAGTGCCCATATAGTGACGGCCGAGGAGATGCCGGGCATTGTCGACGAACTGGGGGAGGAAGGAGCATTAAAAGAAGTTGATGTCGTAACCACCGGTACATTCGGGGCAATGTGCTCTTCAGGGGCTTTCTTCAACTTCGGCCATTCCGATCCGCCGATACGGATGGAGCGGGCATGGATGAACGATGTCGAGCTATATTCCGGCATTGCGGCGGTAGACGCATACCTGGGTGCGACACAGGAGTCCGAAACGCAGGGAAGTGCGTACGGCGGAGCTCATGTCATCGAGGATCTCATATCGGGGAAGTCCGTCGAACTCCGTGCGTCTTCGAAAGGCACGGACTGCTACCCGAGAAAAACTCTCTCGACGGATCTGCTGCTCCACGATCTCAACGAAGCGATAATGTGCAACCCCAGGAACGCGTACCAGAGGTATGCGGCCGCGACGAATTCCACGGAGAATACCCTGAATACATACATGGGAACGCTCCTTCCCGAGCACGGAAACGTGAGCTACTCGGGAGCGGGACTCCTTTCGCCTCTGATCAACGATCCCAAGCTGAGAATGATCGGAAGCGGGGTTCCGATATTCCTCTGCGGAGCAAAGGGAATGATCGTCGGGCAGGGAACACAGTCCTCGCCCGGCACGCTCTTCGCAACCCTGATGACGACCGGAGATCTCAAGGAGATGTCCCCGAAATATCTGCGGGCGGCGACATTCAAAAATTACGGGGTCTCATGCTACATAGGTCTGGGTGTGCCGATCCCTGTGACCGACACCGAGATCGTGAGGAACACGGCGGTACGGGATGAGGATATTATGACAAACATCGTCGACTACGGTGTCCCGAGCAGGAACAGGCCGACAATAAAGACAGTAAGCTACGCTGAACTCAAAAGCGGTAGCGTCGAGATCAACGGCGAGGAGATCAAAACTTCGTCGCTCTCTTCGTTCAAGAAGGCACGCGAGATCGCAGGGGAGCTGAAGAGGTGGGTCTCCTCCGGCCAGATGACGATGGCGCTTCCCACAAGGCCCTCGGATGCATCACGGACGGTCAAACCGATGAAAGAGTCGAAACGGACACCACGGGTGATGGAGATCATGGAGCGCAACATTACCTGCATCTCCGAGGACGCCGATATCAAAACCGCAGCGAAGAAGCTTCTCCGGGGCGAGACTAACCATCTTCCCGTCCTGAATAGCGAGAACAAGGTCGTAGGAATCGTGACCACTTACGATGTCTCGAAGGCGATCATAAAAGAGAATGTCAACGACAACGTCTCGGTGGTTATGTCGAGGAGCGTAATCACGACGACTCCCGAAGAGGCGGTCGATATCGCGGCGATGAAACTCGAAAGGAACAACATCAGCGCCCTGCCGGTTATAGATCCCGAAGGAAAACTTCTCGGTATTCTTACCGGAACGGATCTCGGCAAACTGCTCGGAAGGAGGTGGTACAAGTGAAACTCCTTGTCAGGTTCCATAAAAGACGCGGCCAGGAACCGATTATCGCGAGGACCGTCCTCGACACAGGTGTACTGATAAACGTGGAGAGGGCATACATCGAATCCATGGACGGCGAGGTTCTGATAGATGTCCCCAACGACAAGGCGAAGCTTGTATGCGAGAGGCTGAAGGCGTTCGGGGCCGAAGTCGAGAGGCTCGAAGAATCGGTGAGGCGCAAAGAAGAGGAATGCATCGACTGCGGGGAGTGCATCAGCATCTGCCCGCAGGGAGTGTTCTCCTTCGACGAGGACTGGAACATCACGATGAAGCAGGAGAACTGTGTTCTCTGCGGAAAATGTGTTGAGTCGTGCCCGCATTCGGCACTCTCCATTCACCAGTAGGATATGCTCAGGGAACTGTTCAGGTATAAGACCACATTCGCCACGATACTTGCCGACGATGCGAAGTTCTTCGAACCGGCAAAGAAGGCGATGATAGACGCGAGACTTGAGATCGAATCCGAGATCTCGGTAAACCCTCTTTTTTTATCCAGCCTTGTTCCGGTAGAAAACGAAACCGAATCGCTACACGTGGAGAGGATGGTCGATGCCGCAAAGAAAACCGGAACGGGTCCGATGGCCGCGGTCGCCGGAACGATTGCATGGGCGGGAGTGGAGGCGATGAAAGACCGCGGAGCCGAAGCTGCGGTGATAGACAACGGCGGGGACATCGCCCTGTTCTCGGATAAGGAGATCAGGATCGGACTGTATGCGGGGAACTCTGCGATGAGCAAAAAATCGGCGTTCGTCATTCCGCCGAAAGAAAAGATCTATGGAGTGTGCACGTCCTCTGCAACGGTAGGCCCGTCGATCTCGTTCGGCATCGCCGATTCTGTCACCGTATTTTCAGCCGACGTCTCCCTTGCCGATGCATGGGCGACGATGATCTGCAATGATCTGAGATCGCCGATCTCTGAATATCCCATGAATATCGATGAGATGGGGGTAGACGGCGTATTCGCAACGTTCGGAAAAGAGAGTTCAGGGTGGGGTATTCTGCCTGAGATCAGGGCGGCGATAGTTGACACCGGCCTGATAACTTCGGGCTGAACCTACCACTCAAGGGAATCTGCATATTCTACTGCTTCGGTGTACGCTTTCCTTCCCGAGAACTTCTTCAGGATTTTCTCCCCGTCGGAAACATAGATGATCCCGTTATTATCCTCGATAATAAACCATAGTTCGAAGATATCGAAATTTTCTATAAAAACTCCTTTCTCGAGCGATGAGGCGGGCTGGAGCATCAGGCGGTCGATTACGATCTCCGAGGGGTCCATCCTGAAATAATAATAGAACACCTGAAACGCATGCAGAAAATCGGATACCAGGAGCTCATTTTTGACTTCATCGTCAAGATCGTCGATAATCGATGACAGCCTGTCATAATTGTCTTCGGCAATATCAAGTATCTGATCGGCAAGTTCGGCAAGTTCGATGCTGTCGGTCATAACTATTCTTTCTATTCTAATCCTCCCTGATTCATCCTATTTAGAATATGCAATAATAAAAATACCTGAATGATGACGGATGACCGGTCTTACCTGTGTGTTCCATCCCGAAATAATTTGAGATCTGCTTATATACCCAGACCTATATCCATCTGTTGCATCGCCGGCAACCCCCCGCCGCGGGCCGCTTGGCAGGCCCGCGGATCGGCCCCGACCTCGGAGCCTCTATACCATGATAGCCGCTTAGGGGATAGACGAGTATCCCCTGAGCGGAGAGACGCGGTAGATTCATAGTGTGTACGGAACGGAATATAAAAAAACAAATTCAACAGCTCAGGGGACCCTCGCCGGTCTCCTGAGCGTGCCGTGAGATGATTCTCTTAGGGCAAGGCTCCTGGGTAGGGGCCGTCCGGTGGCCTGGCCGCCGGTGCCGGGGTCGCCTAAAGGACCCGGATTTTATAGCAAAGCGTATCATTTATCAAATTTAAGATAGCAGTTACTCATCAGCGATGTTCCAGGTATTCCTGATACTGTCATTAGTCCTGTTTGTCCTATTCCTGATCCCCTCAAGATTCAGGAGATATTTTGCAGCGGGAGGCTGGTCTTTCCTCGGGATCTTCTTTGTCCTCTTCTCTTTCGGCCACGTGGCGGAGAACGAATTCATCTACCCGGTGGCCGCTGTGCTCTCACTCCCGTTGTTCATTATAACGATCGCAGCATCTTATTCCGGGAACAGGACGGCATTCCGGATAACGACGGTTGCGGCAGTGGCGTTCATCATTTATTCGGTAATCGCACCCAACCAGGCGATATCGGAATGGCTGATCAGGATGCAGGTGGACAACACGATCCTCGCACTCGCCATGATCGGACATCCTGCCGCCGCCCCTTCATGGGACTGCATCCTGAGCAACGGTTACGGGATTATAATCACATTTTCGTGCACACCGATCGTCGGAACTGCGGTGATGCTCGGAATGGCAACAGGTGTGGATGCAAACCTGAAACAGAAGATCTTCGCTGCCGGATTCGTGATCCTCTCGCTGGCCGCCCTCAATATAGCAAGGCTCGTATTCGTAGTCAAGGCGTACTCGGAGCAGTGGTTCCCCTATTTCACGGACTTTGCATCGGGCGGATTTCCGGGACACGAGAGCTTCTTCTGGGCGCACAATGTCATAGGCAGGATCAGCTTCACGTTCCTGGCGATAATCCTCGTCGGGTGGGGGCTGACGTATTTCATCCCGGATTTGAGGAGATTTTACCGCGAGATTCTCTATTTTTACTATAACGGATTGAAAAGGATATCCGGGTGCCGGTTAGACATGAAAGATATTTGACCCACATATCCGAACTCCCTGAACTTCCGGGGATTTTATAGAGCAATTAAGATAATTATATCCCGCTCTTCGCAAAATAAGTACTGCGTGCGTCAGGAAGATATCGACTGGAAAATATACCATATTGTCGTCGACGAAAACAGCGTTTCCGCAGACGATATTTTATCCAAAACCGGTTTTGACAGGGAAACAGTAACGGGATCGCTGAAAAGGCTCGAGTCGGGCAGTCTTATAGAATATGACGGCGAAACGGCAAGGATACTCTCTCTTCACGAGATGCTCCTCAAATGCAGTATCAAAAATGCCGCAGCAGATCCCGAGAGCCCCATAATTATTGAAAACGGCGTTATCAAAGAGAACCCGAATTACAAGAGATAAGGTGCCGAATGACAGAAAAAGTATGTGTCCTCCGTCTTGGCCACAGGCCGGAGAGGGACAGACGAGTTACAACCCATGTCGGACTTACAGCCCGTGCACTTGGTGCCGAAGGTATGTACCTGGCATCCGAAGACAAGAATATAAAACAGTCCATCGATGACGTTGCAGAAAGATGGGGAGGAAATTTCTTCGTAGAAACGGGAGTCGGATGGAAGAAATGCGTCAACGACTGGAAGGCCAACGGGGGCGTGGTTGTCCATCTTACGATGTACGGCGTTCCCATGACATCAGCCATCGAAGAGATCAAAAAACACGAAAAGGTTCTGGTGGTCGTGGGTGCAGAGAAGGTTCCGGCGGACATCTACAACATGACCGATTATAACGTCTCGGTTACCACCCAGCCGCATTCAGAGATCTCGAGCCTTGCTCTTTTTCTCGACCACCTCTCCGACGGCAAAAACCTCAATCTCGAATTTCCGGATGCAGATCTGAAGATAGATCCCTGCGAGAGAGGGAAGAGGTTCAAGTATTGAAGGGGCGTGTTCTTATCGCCGGGTTTGCAACACGGCATGTTGCCTGCTCTGCGAAAAATGCCGGATACGAGGTCCATGCGATAGATGCGTTCTGCGACCAGGACCTGCAGTGGAACACGGAATCATGCACTATCTTTGAGGATCTCGAATCGCTTCCCGGGCAGATAGAAGAGATCTGCAAAGAGATCAATCCCGATTATCTCGTGGTAACTTCGGGTGCGGAGGAGATCTCTGTCTCTAAGAAGATTTCCGGGAGCTGTAAGGATAAGGCAGGAATCTTTACGGACAAGCAGAAGATACAGGATTTTTTCCAGGAAAACTCGATCAGGGTTCCTGCGATTCTTGCCGACGGAAGCTACCCGGCTATGCTCAAGCCCTGCAAAGGAGCGGGGGGATGGAGAAATACGGTCGTAGAATCTCCCCCGGAAGAGAACAACTTCTGCGAAATGTGGCCTGAAACTCCATATATCCGGCAGGAGGTTGTGAAAGGAGTGCCATGCAGCGTATCGTGCATCGCGTCCGGCGGAATGGCGAAGGCGATCGCCGTGAATCTCCAGTATCTCAGGGGAGGAGATGGCGATAGGGCCTACGGTTTTGCAGGCGCCGCAACTCCGTTTACGAACGAAAAGGCCGGCGAACTCATGAAAGAGGCAGAAAGGATCGCCTCTTTATCAGGATGTACCGGCTCGATTGGAATCGACTTCATCCTCTCGGATGAGGGGATCTATGCAATCGAGGTCAACCCGCGTTTCCAGGCGACACTCGATATCATCGAGATGTCGACAGGATTCAACATCTTCGAAGCGCATATCAACGCCTGCAAAGGGATTCTCCCGGAATCTTCCCCGAAAGCGAAAAAAGTGGTCGCACGCAGGATCATGTTCGCGGAGCGCGACCTGATCATCAGGGACGACCTGAAGAAATTCCACCCGCATGTAGCCGATATTCCCCGGGAAAACAGCGAAATCGAGGAAGGCGGAGCGATAATCAGTGTTTACGGGGAAGGAGACACTCTTGCTGGTGCCGAATCATCACTGGATAAAACTATTAAAGAAATTGGCAGATATATAAGCAGATGGTAGCTGTAGAAGATGCACTTAAAAGCGATGCGGTAAGAGCATATCTCTTCCGCCTCGTCGGGGAAGAGGGGCTTGATTTAATCGATAAATTTCCTGTGGAGGGTGAATACAGCGACGAAGATCTTGCCGAGAGCACGGGGATCAACTTAAACAGCGTCAGGCACACTCTATACACCCTTTATGGGAAGCGCCTGGCCGAATACCGCCGTATAAAGAATTCAGAGACCGGCTGGCTCACCTATCTCTGGGTCCTGAAGTTCGAAAACCTTGATGCCACGCTCTCGGAAGAGATGGACGACATCCTCGATATTCTCAAGGCGAGAGAGGATTACGAGCTCCTCAACGACTTCTATATCTGCGGTAAATGCGGCCTGAGATATACGTTCGACGAGGCGATGGCAAGGGACTTCATATGCATCAACTGCGATGAGAAGATGGACCATTTCGACAACGATCTCCTTGCCGAAGCGCTGAAGCGCCGTGTCGACGCGATAAAGGAAAACCTGGGAAAAGCGTGAAGATATCCGATATAGATCCAATACCTCTTTTAAAAAAATCAGGCTGTCCCGACAACGTCATCGAACACTGTATTGCAGTACGGGATCTTGCGATGGTCTTCGCCCGGAATGCACCGGTGGACAAAGAGCTTGTCGAAAAGGGAGCACTTCTTCATGACATCGGACGCTGCAGGACGCATTCGATTGCCCACGGACAGGTTGGTGCGGAGATCTGCAGGGATTACGGGCTCCCGGAAGAGATTTGCCGCATCGTCGAGACCCATATAGGTGCAGGACTTACCGCCGAAGAATGCCGCAGAGAAGGGCTTAAGCCGGTCGACTGCGTACCGAAAACTCTGGAAGAGAAGATTGTCGCCCACGCGGACAACCTGATCAAGGGAACAAAAGAGATTACAATCGATGAAAGACTCGACCATTCGGCAAACCTGCCGGAGGCTGCCAGGAAAAGGATGAAGGATCTCTCGGACGAGATCGAGAAGTACAGGTAATTAGATTATTATTTTTCTGACCTGCGGAAGCGACCTGAGCTCTTCATATACGGTTGCGGGAAGGTTGGACTCAAGTATTACTACGAGTTTCGGGTCCTCGGAGAGGATGGGGTCGGTTACGAATATCTGTCTTATCGAGAGATTGTGATCGGTTATCACCTTGACTGCCGCACCGACAATTCCTTTCTGGGCGGCGTCCTTCGGGTATATCGTGATAACGGCTAGGCCGAGTGCGTCTGCAACCTGCGTCAGGTCGGGCGTCACCCGCAGGTTGAGAAATATATCCCTGATCTCCTTAAGGCTGAGTATCCTTTTTGCGGTGGCGTCGATTACTCTCCGGTCGGTTCCGATCTTCTTTGCGATATGCGTCGCAGGGATCTCGATCCCGTTGCAGACTATGCGCCCCTTCTCGTTTATTCCCAGTCCATTCTCCAAAAAATACTTGACTACCATCGTCTGAGACGGCGAATCGGCAAATTCACGGAGAATTTGAGTCCACATGAATAATCATATCCATCTTTGTATGTAAATATACATCGGTTTGAGGAAATGCAGGATACTTTAAATACCGGATCTCTTTTAAAATCAAAAACAGCCAAAATCCTGACATCAAAATCGCAAGTTATTTTATCTTGGAAGTCCTTTTTATTAAGGTCACAGGCGAGGGTTGCCAAGCCAGGTCAAAGGCGCTAGGTTGAGGGCCTAGTCACGTAGGTGTTCGAGGGTTCGAATCCCTTCCCTCGCATTGTTCTGTTTTTTTGAGTTTTTTCTTCAAAATGTCCGTGTTGACTAAAATTCATTTATGGCATTAATATAAATTTCAGAGTTTGCTAAAAAAGATCTCTCTTCCCAGCTCCTCTACAAAATAAAAAAAGGTAGCCGTCATCCCGGCCCATTATCCCGTTAGTCCCATCTTCTCATCGAGCCAGTCGAACTTGGCGGCAAAAGACTGCCCGAACGCCCCGAGCTGACAGTGTGACCCTGCACCGTACTCTTCGGAGAATATTATTAGTTCACGATCGCAGGTTAGGTGGTCGTAAAGTTCCTTTGCCTGTTCTCCGTCCGGGTCGAAATGATCTGTCGCACCGGCAGTGACCAACGTAGGGCAGCTTATATTTTCGGCGATTCCAACGAGTGAGAAATCCATCCATTTCGCCCAGAACTGTGCCGGCGAGCTCACATTGAAGACGAACATACCGTTCTCGTTCAGCCAGCGGGTTCCGGTATCGTTAGCCATGACAGCCCAGATGGCATCGTTGAACTCGACCGGGTCCGTCTGCAGCCATTCCTTCAGGTCTTCTTCCGTCATGTTCGCGGCCGCTCCCCCGCCTTCCTGCAGGTTCCGGAGGAGGTTCTGCCCGACGTCGTAAGTGCCTCCGTCGGCGATCAGCGCCGTGATCCGGGGATCATATGCGGCACCGCGGGGAGCGAGGTAGCCCCCTAGGGAAATTCCCCAGAGTGCAATCCGGTCTTCGTCGACGTCGGAACGGTTCACCGCATAGTCCACAACAGGTTCGATCACATTCTCCCAGTCGGCACGGAACGGTATGTGCCGGACCCGTATCACTTCTCCCTGGCCCGGCCCCTCGAATGTCAGGACGTTGTATCCGCGTTTTATTCCCTCCATCACATAAGGATGGAGCTCTTCCTGACAGCCGTCAAATCCGGTCTGGATGATGAGGAGCGGACGAGGTGTGCCGGAATCATCGACCATATAAAAGTACCCCGGAAGCGTCGTATTCTCGTAAGGGATTTCGACAATCTCGTAAGGAACGTCGTCGAGCGCTAGTGCATCGCGAAACGTTTCCCGGCTTAATCCCCAGGTCTCAACGATGCGGGGATCGGTTGAGTTGCCATGAAGGAAGAACTCGGCTGTGCGATAATATGTTGCGGCCCGGTAGTATGCTTCCATTGCTGTAACATTGTGCCCGGCTGCGAGGCTCTCGTCACCCGCAGTCCTGATGGCGTCCGCGGTCTTCTTCCATTCGCTGTACCAACTCTCAAAGTCTCCTTCTTCGATCCGGGAGGCAGTGGCAAGACACTCACCGATATCGGCCTCTCCCGAATACGTGGCGCCAAGTGTCCGCTGGAGCTCGAAAGCAAATTCCTGATCGTCAAATATGAGCGAAGTTGAGTCATAGGCAGATTCGTCGGCCGGAGTTACAGCAGATGAATCCTGCGATTGCTGAATCGGGCAGGTACAGCCTGCAGAAATAGAAAATACAATTGCTATCAGGACGGTGATCGTGATTATACAGGTTCTCCCGGATTTCATAGTGGACTTTGAAATGATAGAATAACAATGATGATAAGAGTTACGAAAATCCCTAAGGAAGAACTATAATCCCGGTTTTCATCGGATCAACAGGATCGGAAAGTTAATCCTGATTCAGTTTCGGACGAAATTCATTCATAACAGGTATTTGAACTACAATAATATTCGAAGACCCCTGTTTCACCAAAATTCATTTATATTATAAATCTCGAATCCAGATTATGCCCGAAAAGGAGATCGAAGGAATAGATGTCGAAGAAATAATCGATAAGATCAAGAGAGCAATCATTAGTTCAGGTGCCAAAAATATCAAAGTAAAATCCTTCGAATTGACATTGAAAACGATAATAGCTACCAGTGCGGGAGGAGAAGTCAGCTTTAAAATCCCTGTTATCGATGCCGGACTCGACCTGTCGGGAACATTGGAGAACCAGATCAACCAGGAAATATATATGAAATTCGGAGAACTACCCTCAAGAAAGGAGGAGCTGATCAGGAGGGAACCTTTCGGAGCGGTGGACATCGAAGACGATCTCTACTCAATAATTCAGTCCCTTGAAAAGGCCGTAATCATCGCATACAACGCGGAACCCAAATTCAACCTGGAAAAGGCGCATTTCAACCTTGATTTCATTATGGCGGGGGAAAGAAAGATCAATATGATAATAAAATCAGAAAAAACCATGAAATGGATGAATAACCTAAAGATCAATTTCGGGCTGGTATAACGAACCGGTCTTTTGATCTCCTAAACTTTTTTGACAAGAATTCCGTGTTTCAGGTGACC
Above is a window of Methanolacinia paynteri DNA encoding:
- the alaS gene encoding alanine--tRNA ligase, which produces MLEEEYQLEYFKSNGLKRKICKKCGAAFWTRDDDREVCGDASCAPYSFIGNPVFKPHSLDEMREAYLSFFEKQGHQRISRYPVAARWRDDIYLTIASIADFQPFVTSGVVPPPANPLTISQPCIRLNDLDSVGRSGRHLTTFEMMAHHAFNTDKNEIYWKDRTVELCDLFIESIGGNLEDVTYKEHPWIGGGNAGPSVEVMIGGLEVATLVFMSLGKMANGKKPIELEGVPYYPMDLRIVDTGYGLERFVWASKGSPTIYDAVFPEMVNDLMISAGLENLLQSSELAKILAMNAKYAGQMDISGSNLIKMRKEVAKTIGVGFEKLQALMDPVERVYAITDHTRCLAYMLGDCIVPSNAQEGYLARLVIRRTLRMMNEIGLEVPLYELIDKQMKIIGPDSFEQKPSVINEIIENEVVKYEQTMERGARIVRKIAGSYRGKKEPVPLKELITLYDSHGIPPEIVRDIAAEESVEVDLPDDFYSVVADMHSESDEGVKEDPYAALRKRIEGLPPTKRLYYEQVADTEFDAMVIDAFDNYVILDQTLFYPEGGGQPADIGRLLSENAMVKVVHTFKLGEVILHEIEGGDIRRGVQVKGVIDENFRLTMMRHHSATHVLLHAAKHVLGPHIHQSGAQKGFESSRIDLRHFKHITPEELQKIEIEANRIILENQKIVIEWEDRTTAEQKYGFDLYQGGVPPGKMIRIVKVSGDVQACAGTHCRSTGEIGCLKIIRVEHVQDGIERVEFAAGLSAIAYMEKMEGLLDSSCQTLSVQRENLPSSVDRFFTEWKDQKKEIEKLGKELGELRLEGLSSEEIGGISVAVHEVNASPKELVSIATKFANEGGVGLVAGGEDRIHVVAASGTERINAADLITKVCGMIGGKGGGKPGLAQGVGTEKENLTEALLQGKNMISELLK
- a CDS encoding SWIM zinc finger family protein, with product MPGRFSPEEILLEETIESILKKYPQKGRKALDAVQDGKIHKYLDFFVVEGTSDTYVVDDDFCACNDFCFRGIMCWHILAVRIARLTGGYDEINEWYQDRWSVAGKNGGDTETDSNNNIS
- a CDS encoding Nif3-like dinuclear metal center hexameric protein, whose product is MNTGRFISILEEIAPPELAEEFDEGRIGLIVEGKEDIESVACSLDATGHTVSQAILCDADALVVHHPPIWYPLARIAGKDAFILGRALSSGLNIYAMHTNFDHAEGGINDALAEILGLSATEKMPLGVVGDCSLTPAEISRILGGGLRLYNCPEKIERLAVVGGSGFDTELIECAYELGADALLSAELKHNIMIDSPPELGLMESTHYALESPGMKRLAGKMGWTYIPDEPRLSVIP
- a CDS encoding homocysteine biosynthesis protein, which produces MEKSIEEINRRILEGSAHIVTAEEMPGIVDELGEEGALKEVDVVTTGTFGAMCSSGAFFNFGHSDPPIRMERAWMNDVELYSGIAAVDAYLGATQESETQGSAYGGAHVIEDLISGKSVELRASSKGTDCYPRKTLSTDLLLHDLNEAIMCNPRNAYQRYAAATNSTENTLNTYMGTLLPEHGNVSYSGAGLLSPLINDPKLRMIGSGVPIFLCGAKGMIVGQGTQSSPGTLFATLMTTGDLKEMSPKYLRAATFKNYGVSCYIGLGVPIPVTDTEIVRNTAVRDEDIMTNIVDYGVPSRNRPTIKTVSYAELKSGSVEINGEEIKTSSLSSFKKAREIAGELKRWVSSGQMTMALPTRPSDASRTVKPMKESKRTPRVMEIMERNITCISEDADIKTAAKKLLRGETNHLPVLNSENKVVGIVTTYDVSKAIIKENVNDNVSVVMSRSVITTTPEEAVDIAAMKLERNNISALPVIDPEGKLLGILTGTDLGKLLGRRWYK
- a CDS encoding 4Fe-4S binding protein; the encoded protein is MKLLVRFHKRRGQEPIIARTVLDTGVLINVERAYIESMDGEVLIDVPNDKAKLVCERLKAFGAEVERLEESVRRKEEECIDCGECISICPQGVFSFDEDWNITMKQENCVLCGKCVESCPHSALSIHQ
- a CDS encoding UPF0280 family protein produces the protein MLRELFRYKTTFATILADDAKFFEPAKKAMIDARLEIESEISVNPLFLSSLVPVENETESLHVERMVDAAKKTGTGPMAAVAGTIAWAGVEAMKDRGAEAAVIDNGGDIALFSDKEIRIGLYAGNSAMSKKSAFVIPPKEKIYGVCTSSATVGPSISFGIADSVTVFSADVSLADAWATMICNDLRSPISEYPMNIDEMGVDGVFATFGKESSGWGILPEIRAAIVDTGLITSG